In Pseudomonadota bacterium, a single genomic region encodes these proteins:
- a CDS encoding HAD-IIB family hydrolase, with the protein MSAVRSPGKKLFVFDLDGTLAESKAALDAEMAALLKTLLGQVKVAVISGGDWPQFESQLLASLSPDAKLKNLSLLPTCGTKFYQFDSSWQRLYAEDLTADEKKKIITSLEQALEAAGFKAVTVWGETIEDRGSQITFSALGQQAPLEEKKKWDPEFTKRKKIKALLDKLIPEFSVRLGGTTSVDVTKPGIDKAYGIRKLRDTLGIELDEMLFAGDALFPGGNDYPVKEAGVVSIQVNNAEETKRVIETFLASGAGIESAARREEVAR; encoded by the coding sequence ATGAGTGCGGTGCGCAGCCCGGGGAAGAAACTCTTCGTCTTCGACCTGGATGGCACGCTGGCCGAAAGCAAAGCCGCGCTCGATGCCGAGATGGCCGCGCTGCTGAAGACACTCCTTGGGCAGGTCAAAGTCGCGGTGATTTCCGGCGGCGACTGGCCGCAATTTGAATCGCAGTTGCTCGCCAGTCTTTCCCCGGACGCCAAGCTCAAGAATCTCTCGCTGTTGCCGACCTGCGGGACGAAGTTCTATCAATTTGATTCCTCTTGGCAGCGGCTTTATGCCGAAGACCTCACCGCGGACGAAAAAAAGAAAATCATCACTTCGCTAGAGCAAGCACTCGAAGCAGCGGGCTTCAAAGCAGTAACGGTCTGGGGAGAAACCATCGAAGACCGGGGAAGCCAGATCACCTTCTCGGCGTTGGGGCAGCAGGCTCCCCTCGAAGAAAAGAAAAAATGGGACCCCGAATTCACCAAGCGGAAGAAGATCAAGGCGCTCCTCGACAAACTGATCCCCGAGTTTTCCGTGCGTTTGGGCGGCACGACCTCCGTTGATGTCACCAAACCCGGCATTGACAAAGCCTACGGGATCCGAAAACTCCGGGACACCCTCGGCATTGAGCTGGATGAAATGCTTTTCGCCGGCGATGCGTTGTTCCCAGGCGGGAACGATTATCCGGTCAAAGAGGCGGGCGTGGTGTCCATCCAAGTCAACAATGCGGAGGAAACCAAACGCGTCATCGAGACGTTCCTGGCCAGTGGCGCAGGAATTGAATCCGCCGCCCGCCGCGAGGAGGTCGCGCGATGA